In Fortiea contorta PCC 7126, one genomic interval encodes:
- a CDS encoding glycosyltransferase family 4 protein, whose translation MEDDKNKFAAKSASILTLGTGWFPQSPGGLERYIYELTHQLAANQDLVELCGVGLPETQANLSIKLTNLAAVDSAIWQRLWSIRSNFQKTRLGKPDAINLHFALYSFPILDILPKGVPITFNFHGPWTAESEEEVASRRFSTWVKRKVIEENTFNHCDRFIVLSQAFANILHQRYQIPWQKIHIIPGGVDINRFQTNLSPQAARIKLGWSENRPILFTSRRLVHRVGLDKLLQAIAIIKLRIPDVWLAIAGRGHIQSILQQQVIELGLENNVKFLGFLPDEDLPIAYQAANLTIMPSQSFEGFGLAIVESLACGTPVLCTPVGGMPEIISPFSPDLITSSTETIAIAEKLEQVLLQKINIPSREQCRQYAITNFDWRIIAQKVRNILLAEKI comes from the coding sequence ATGGAAGATGATAAAAATAAATTTGCAGCCAAGTCTGCATCTATTCTGACTTTAGGAACTGGTTGGTTTCCCCAAAGTCCTGGAGGATTGGAACGCTATATTTATGAATTAACTCATCAATTAGCAGCAAATCAAGACCTAGTAGAATTATGTGGCGTCGGTTTACCGGAAACTCAAGCGAATTTGTCGATTAAATTAACTAATTTAGCTGCTGTAGATAGCGCAATTTGGCAGAGACTATGGTCTATTCGTAGTAATTTTCAGAAAACTCGGTTAGGGAAACCAGATGCAATTAATTTGCATTTTGCATTATATAGTTTTCCTATTTTAGATATTCTTCCGAAAGGAGTACCAATTACTTTTAATTTTCATGGACCTTGGACTGCTGAGAGTGAAGAGGAGGTAGCTAGTCGGAGATTTAGTACTTGGGTCAAACGCAAGGTAATAGAAGAAAATACTTTTAACCACTGCGATCGCTTTATAGTTCTCAGTCAAGCATTTGCCAATATTCTACATCAAAGATACCAAATTCCCTGGCAAAAAATTCATATCATCCCCGGTGGAGTTGATATTAATCGGTTCCAAACAAATTTATCACCGCAAGCAGCCAGAATCAAGTTAGGCTGGTCTGAAAATCGCCCTATTTTATTTACATCTCGGCGCTTAGTACATCGAGTTGGACTTGACAAATTGTTGCAAGCAATAGCAATAATTAAGTTGAGAATTCCTGATGTTTGGCTAGCGATCGCAGGTCGTGGTCACATCCAAAGTATACTACAACAACAAGTTATTGAATTGGGACTAGAAAACAACGTTAAATTTTTAGGTTTTCTCCCCGATGAAGATTTACCCATAGCCTACCAAGCTGCTAATTTAACTATTATGCCTAGTCAATCATTTGAAGGATTTGGATTAGCAATAGTAGAATCTCTAGCCTGTGGAACTCCAGTTTTATGCACTCCTGTTGGAGGAATGCCGGAAATTATATCACCCTTTTCACCAGATTTAATTACTAGTTCTACTGAAACAATAGCTATTGCTGAAAAATTAGAACAAGTGCTCCTACAAAAAATTAATATACCTTCCCGTGAGCAATGTCGCCAGTATGCTATTACTAACTTCGACTGGCGGATAATTGCTCAAAAAGTCCGCAATATCCTCTTAGCTGAAAAAATTTAA
- a CDS encoding glycosyltransferase family 4 protein, giving the protein MKLLFLDQSGKPGGAELCLIDIAKPYRDRSLVGLFVDGPFKSLLEQHQIPVTVFATQPITVRKSSNLFQGLGSLKQLIPLLIEVVKTARNYDLIYANTQKALVIGALASFFSRRPLVYHLHDILSKEHFSKTNRQIAVTLANRFASLVIANSQASQTAFVTAGGKPNITTVVYNGFHPQTYQIDASTVQELQQQLGLQGQFIVGHFSRLAPWKGQHILITALAQCPPEVTAILVGDALFGEQDYVQQLHQQVVALGLENRVKFLGFRADIPQLMAACNLIAHTSTSPEPFGRVIVEAMLSGTPVVAAKAGGAMELVEHGVNGFLVTPGEPQELAQVITTCLMETENSKNIANHARFTASQRFDVKNINQQISQLLKQWEINIQK; this is encoded by the coding sequence ATGAAACTTCTATTTTTAGATCAAAGTGGTAAGCCAGGGGGCGCAGAATTATGTTTAATTGATATTGCTAAACCTTACCGCGATCGCTCTCTTGTGGGTTTATTCGTTGACGGCCCTTTTAAAAGTTTATTAGAACAGCATCAAATCCCTGTTACCGTTTTTGCTACCCAACCGATTACAGTTCGCAAATCCAGCAATTTATTCCAAGGATTGGGTAGTTTAAAACAACTCATACCTCTACTAATTGAAGTAGTCAAAACAGCCCGCAACTACGATTTAATTTACGCGAATACTCAAAAAGCTTTAGTTATTGGCGCCTTAGCTAGTTTCTTCTCTCGCCGCCCTTTGGTTTATCATTTACATGATATTCTTTCAAAAGAACATTTCAGTAAAACTAACCGACAAATTGCTGTAACTTTAGCTAATCGCTTTGCATCTTTAGTAATAGCTAATTCCCAAGCGAGTCAAACAGCTTTTGTCACCGCAGGAGGAAAACCAAATATCACCACTGTTGTTTATAACGGTTTTCATCCCCAAACTTACCAAATTGATGCATCAACAGTTCAAGAATTACAACAACAATTAGGATTACAAGGACAATTTATAGTCGGACATTTTAGCCGTCTCGCACCGTGGAAAGGACAGCATATTTTAATTACTGCACTTGCTCAATGTCCGCCAGAAGTGACAGCAATTTTAGTAGGTGATGCACTATTTGGTGAGCAAGATTATGTCCAACAATTACATCAACAAGTTGTAGCCCTGGGTCTAGAAAATCGTGTCAAATTTTTAGGATTCCGTGCAGATATTCCGCAATTAATGGCAGCTTGTAATTTAATAGCACATACCTCCACTTCTCCAGAACCTTTTGGTAGAGTAATTGTAGAAGCCATGCTCTCAGGAACACCCGTAGTTGCAGCTAAAGCTGGCGGTGCAATGGAATTAGTAGAACATGGAGTGAATGGTTTTCTGGTGACGCCAGGAGAACCCCAAGAATTAGCACAAGTAATTACGACTTGTTTGATGGAAACAGAAAATAGTAAAAATATCGCTAATCATGCCAGATTTACTGCTAGTCAGCGGTTTGATGTAAAAAATATTAATCAACAAATTTCGCAGTTATTAAAGCAATGGGAAATAAACATACAAAAATAG